The Flaviramulus sp. BrNp1-15 genome has a window encoding:
- a CDS encoding 3'-5' exonuclease gives MISKLNLENILFLDIETVPEVQHFSDLDETKQALWEHKSQYQRKDDFTAEEFYERAGIWAEFGKIVCISVGYLTFQGDLRKFRVTSFYGDEIKILKDFKNLLISHYSQTKHLLCAHNGKEFDFPYIARRMIINNIELPYKLNLFGKKPWEVPHLDTLELWKFGDYKTYTSLKLLTNVLGIPSPKDDIDGSEVYRVYYEENEIDRIITYCEKDTIAVAQIFLRLRGDDILNDDEIIHI, from the coding sequence ATGATTAGTAAACTAAACCTTGAAAACATATTGTTTCTGGATATTGAAACCGTTCCAGAAGTACAACATTTTTCTGATTTAGATGAAACTAAACAAGCATTATGGGAACATAAATCGCAATACCAACGTAAAGATGATTTTACTGCCGAAGAATTTTATGAACGTGCTGGTATTTGGGCAGAATTTGGTAAAATAGTTTGTATTTCGGTTGGTTATCTTACTTTTCAAGGAGATCTTAGAAAGTTTAGAGTCACATCGTTTTACGGTGATGAAATTAAAATTTTAAAAGACTTTAAAAATCTTCTTATTTCTCATTATAGTCAAACTAAACATTTGCTTTGTGCGCATAACGGAAAGGAATTCGACTTTCCTTATATAGCCAGACGTATGATTATCAATAATATTGAATTGCCTTACAAATTGAATCTTTTCGGTAAAAAACCTTGGGAAGTACCTCATCTTGATACTTTAGAACTTTGGAAATTTGGTGATTACAAAACCTATACCTCTTTAAAATTATTAACCAACGTATTAGGTATTCCTTCTCCTAAGGACGATATTGATGGTAGCGAAGTATATCGTGTTTACTATGAAGAAAATGAAATAGATAGAATTATAACCTATTGCGAAAAAGATACCATTGCTGTGGCTCAAATATTTTTACGATTACGAGGTGATGATATTTTAAACGATGATGAAATTATTCATATTTAA
- a CDS encoding serine hydrolase produces the protein MRFLKKLLKWVVILFGLLIIILYITDTDYLIKAVRTIYLQGYTTAYLEDYKKFDNKVIENGSSLPWPNHKDYNTVKETEGLNEINESNGTIAYVIIKNDSIWFENYYGGFNEDSQTNSFSMAKSYVSGLMGKAIEQGYIKSLDQPVSDFLPSFNEGLAAKMTVGDLSSMASGTSWDEKYYSPFSIVTRAYFDDDLEKVMLGLKVVDEPGQAFKYSSGDTQMLALVIEKATGKKLYDYLTETFWKPLGCENSTLWQVDSEAHDLVKAYCCIASNAKDFARYGKLFKDHGKWNGKQILDSTFVAKSITPRFPKSPEYGYGWWMKDIGDKHFFMMRGHLGQYVIVEPNDNIIIVRLGHSKGTNNEVGSFTADIDTYIKEAYKMLNND, from the coding sequence ATGAGATTTCTTAAAAAACTCCTTAAATGGGTTGTTATTCTATTTGGTTTATTAATAATCATACTTTACATAACAGACACAGATTATTTAATCAAAGCTGTTAGAACAATTTATTTACAAGGTTATACCACAGCCTATTTAGAGGATTATAAGAAGTTTGACAATAAAGTAATAGAAAACGGATCTTCTTTACCATGGCCAAATCATAAAGATTACAATACTGTAAAAGAAACCGAAGGTCTTAATGAAATTAATGAGTCTAACGGCACCATAGCATATGTTATTATAAAGAATGATAGCATATGGTTTGAAAACTACTACGGTGGATTTAATGAAGATTCACAAACTAATTCTTTTTCCATGGCAAAAAGTTATGTCTCAGGCCTTATGGGAAAAGCCATTGAACAAGGTTATATTAAAAGTTTAGATCAACCTGTTAGCGATTTTTTACCATCATTTAATGAAGGTTTAGCTGCTAAAATGACTGTTGGAGATTTATCTAGTATGGCATCTGGAACTTCATGGGATGAAAAATATTATTCACCTTTTTCAATTGTAACACGTGCCTATTTTGATGATGATTTAGAAAAAGTAATGTTAGGTTTAAAAGTTGTAGACGAGCCCGGGCAAGCTTTTAAATACTCGAGTGGTGATACACAAATGCTCGCTTTGGTTATAGAAAAAGCTACTGGTAAAAAACTATATGATTACTTAACCGAAACGTTCTGGAAACCTTTAGGTTGTGAAAACTCAACACTATGGCAGGTCGATAGCGAAGCACACGATTTGGTAAAAGCCTATTGCTGTATTGCTAGTAATGCCAAAGATTTTGCACGTTATGGAAAACTATTTAAAGACCATGGAAAATGGAACGGAAAACAAATTTTAGATTCCACTTTTGTTGCCAAATCCATTACACCTCGTTTTCCTAAAAGTCCAGAATATGGATATGGTTGGTGGATGAAAGATATTGGTGATAAACATTTTTTTATGATGCGTGGTCACTTAGGACAATATGTAATTGTTGAACCAAATGATAACATTATTATTGTAAGATTAGGTCATTCAAAAGGTACAAATAACGAAGTTGGTTCTTTTACGGCAGATATTGATACTTATATTAAAGAAGCCTACAAAATGCTGAATAATGATTAG
- a CDS encoding DUF4442 domain-containing protein, with amino-acid sequence MYRTLTKIATKVFTDAQIYKYGFNWSPMYRRSTGKVIEVSDDLLYVKIKIPLSIKNRNFVGSIFGGSLFSATDPIYMIQLIKILGDDYVVWDKDATIKYKRPAKETVYTEFIFTKNEIEDIKEQVSKNGEFNLVKTPNIVNNEGVIIAQLSKTVYIADKNFYKEKRKQKRNK; translated from the coding sequence ATGTATAGAACACTTACCAAAATAGCTACAAAAGTTTTTACTGATGCTCAAATTTATAAATACGGCTTTAATTGGTCGCCTATGTACCGTCGATCAACTGGAAAGGTGATTGAAGTTTCAGACGATCTATTATATGTTAAAATAAAAATTCCGCTAAGTATAAAAAACAGAAATTTTGTAGGTTCAATTTTTGGAGGTAGTTTATTTTCTGCTACAGATCCAATTTATATGATTCAGCTTATAAAAATATTAGGTGACGATTATGTGGTTTGGGATAAGGATGCTACAATAAAGTACAAACGACCTGCAAAAGAAACCGTTTACACCGAATTTATTTTTACTAAAAATGAAATTGAAGATATAAAAGAACAGGTTTCTAAAAATGGGGAGTTTAACTTAGTTAAAACACCAAATATTGTAAATAACGAAGGCGTTATAATTGCCCAACTAAGCAAAACTGTTTACATCGCAGACAAAAATTTCTACAAAGAAAAACGTAAACAAAAAAGAAATAAATAA
- a CDS encoding methylated-DNA--[protein]-cysteine S-methyltransferase, with product METCIIKSPLGFTKIIGDIDGVNSVTILNSEEKITDIIPVELEDCVIQLNEYFDGSRKQFDLKINPQGTDFQKKVWNELLTIPYGKTTSYLELSKQLGDVKAIRAVANANGKNPLWIIIPCHRVIGSDGSLTGYAGGLHRKKWLLEHESPFKQQSLF from the coding sequence ATGGAAACTTGCATTATTAAGTCTCCATTAGGTTTCACTAAAATAATTGGTGATATTGATGGTGTTAATTCTGTAACTATTCTTAATTCAGAAGAAAAAATAACCGACATTATTCCTGTAGAATTAGAAGATTGCGTTATTCAATTAAATGAATATTTTGATGGCTCTCGCAAACAATTCGACCTTAAAATAAATCCTCAAGGAACAGACTTTCAGAAAAAAGTATGGAATGAGCTCCTTACAATTCCTTACGGAAAAACAACATCTTATTTAGAGCTTTCAAAACAATTGGGCGATGTAAAAGCTATACGTGCTGTGGCAAATGCTAACGGTAAAAATCCGCTTTGGATTATTATTCCTTGTCACCGTGTTATTGGTAGCGATGGTAGTTTAACAGGTTATGCAGGCGGATTACACAGAAAAAAATGGCTTTTAGAACACGAAAGCCCTTTTAAGCAACAATCGCTTTTTTAA
- a CDS encoding CNNM domain-containing protein: MSALIFWATISIFFSFLCSILEAVLLSVTPTFINVKKQEGKDYASTLETLKKDVDKPLIAILTLNTIAHTLGAMMVGIEAEKLPYKIELWGINTVGIVSAIMTFLILVASEIIPKTIGATYWKKLANFTSKALTVLIFPLKWSGILWLLQLTTKLIGGKGHGSVLSRESFMVMTDMAHEEGVFQENESKIIKNLLTFKEVFAKDVMTPRTVMQTEDQNTTVEDFFKRNLNLRFSRIPIYSDNPDNIKGLVLKDEIFKEMALDNGSKKLSELKRNIIIVERNLPIPSLFEQLVESRNHMALVVDEYGSVSGLVTMEDVIETLLGMEIMDESDNVSDLQHLARKSWESRAKKLGIFDDKTPE; encoded by the coding sequence ATGAGCGCATTAATTTTTTGGGCAACCATTTCTATTTTCTTTTCTTTTTTATGTTCAATCCTTGAGGCTGTTTTATTAAGCGTTACACCAACGTTTATAAATGTAAAAAAACAGGAAGGAAAAGACTATGCATCAACTTTAGAAACTCTAAAAAAAGATGTAGACAAACCTTTAATAGCTATACTTACACTAAATACTATTGCTCACACTTTAGGAGCGATGATGGTAGGTATTGAAGCAGAAAAATTACCATATAAAATAGAGCTTTGGGGTATTAACACTGTTGGTATTGTTTCGGCAATTATGACATTTTTAATTTTAGTAGCTTCTGAAATTATACCAAAAACTATTGGCGCAACGTACTGGAAAAAACTAGCTAATTTCACTTCAAAAGCATTAACTGTTTTAATTTTTCCTTTAAAATGGTCTGGTATTTTGTGGTTATTACAATTAACAACAAAACTTATTGGGGGCAAAGGCCATGGTAGTGTTTTAAGTAGAGAAAGTTTTATGGTAATGACCGATATGGCTCATGAAGAAGGTGTTTTTCAAGAAAACGAAAGTAAAATAATAAAGAATCTATTAACCTTTAAAGAAGTGTTTGCAAAGGATGTTATGACACCGCGAACGGTAATGCAAACGGAAGACCAAAACACAACAGTTGAAGATTTTTTTAAAAGAAATTTAAACTTACGTTTTTCAAGAATTCCTATTTATTCAGACAATCCTGATAATATTAAAGGGCTAGTGCTTAAAGATGAAATATTTAAGGAAATGGCACTTGATAATGGCTCAAAAAAACTATCTGAATTAAAAAGAAACATTATTATTGTTGAGAGAAACCTCCCTATTCCAAGCCTTTTTGAACAACTTGTTGAAAGTCGAAACCATATGGCTTTAGTGGTAGATGAATATGGTTCTGTAAGCGGTTTGGTAACTATGGAAGATGTTATTGAAACCTTACTTGGTATGGAAATTATGGATGAAAGCGATAATGTTTCAGACCTTCAACATTTAGCTAGAAAAAGTTGGGAATCACGTGCCAAAAAACTAGGCATTTTTGATGATAAAACACCTGAATAA
- a CDS encoding T9SS type B sorting domain-containing protein yields the protein MFKTLKVLLILFLVLLSFNRGYAQLEAYKIDGEGWAKGNLVEIGINSKGVYGAQTLNKPPSFHDNREIDNNLFGFIANPLNDGWVDYDGDFFTPGDPEEGFCIEINGVNYNNNNGIFFSEIPGKVTGVNIISSDCFEDIAQISWEGNVEGLNIKRYYSITQDGLFIQMTTFIKNLSDVTKENIYFMHNVDPDNNVTLSGFYETDMELISQASSLTDQTCLVTASQRPLSIPEDMDGSDVSFYANSEKARATFGGFNNRSASQIWNGDFEFINTEGATRSFVDEAISIAFNFGDIPANESVRFTYYYILEKVDETFVPFIVNAIQENPSVCNGKDGKLIFSGLTEGVTYTISYVDDGVFIPEQDFVADDDGIIEITNLDAGLYSNISLSFSGCSTTIATDFELMDPEHPNYTISKRDYSNCITPEGGLTFSGLTPLTNYSVQFTHNGDLDGPYDMSANINGDIIFNNLVAGIYTDFVFEQYECITESSEVIEIIGPSNPDFNQIQEQFYCDEDFDYVTTINLALLDYLVLGTDSSSRYEITYHQTEEDAKNSINLAASNYTTTGESSYMLYVKKTHRDSGCNSYSPFTITINLPPDFNLEDGILCVNNDDSVNYEYDLPILNTGLSDSTHDFEWFFEGNVISGETSSTLIVNSSGNYSAKATIKETGCHYTMQAIVSPSGPPQFLDLTITSLPFSDNHTVEIEASGYGDYIFSVDNGATQQSNVLMNLNPGYHTFQIIDTKGCGIVNVEKTIIGYIRYFTPNDDGFNDYWQIIGIEELIDPQIFIFDRYGKILKQLNPNNKGWDGTFNGKPLPQSDYWFRVIFKDDNDIEREFLEHFTLKR from the coding sequence ATGTTTAAAACCCTAAAAGTTTTACTTATTCTATTTTTAGTACTATTAAGTTTTAATAGAGGTTATGCACAACTAGAAGCTTACAAAATTGATGGAGAGGGTTGGGCAAAAGGAAATCTGGTTGAAATAGGTATTAATTCAAAAGGCGTTTATGGGGCTCAAACATTAAACAAACCTCCTTCTTTTCACGATAACAGAGAAATTGATAATAATCTTTTTGGTTTTATTGCAAACCCATTAAATGATGGTTGGGTTGATTATGATGGTGATTTCTTTACACCTGGTGACCCAGAAGAGGGATTTTGCATTGAAATAAATGGTGTGAATTATAATAACAATAATGGCATTTTCTTCTCAGAAATCCCAGGAAAAGTTACTGGTGTTAATATTATTTCATCTGATTGTTTTGAAGATATTGCTCAAATATCTTGGGAAGGCAATGTAGAAGGGCTAAACATTAAGAGATATTACAGCATCACTCAAGATGGGCTTTTTATACAAATGACAACATTTATAAAAAATCTTTCAGATGTAACTAAAGAAAATATCTACTTTATGCACAATGTAGATCCAGACAATAATGTAACACTTAGTGGTTTTTATGAAACTGATATGGAGCTTATTTCTCAAGCAAGTTCTCTTACAGACCAAACTTGTCTTGTTACAGCTTCACAAAGACCTCTTTCGATTCCTGAAGATATGGATGGTTCTGATGTAAGCTTTTATGCCAATAGCGAAAAAGCCAGAGCTACTTTTGGGGGTTTTAACAACAGGTCTGCAAGTCAAATATGGAATGGTGATTTTGAATTTATCAACACAGAAGGTGCCACAAGGTCATTTGTTGATGAAGCAATTTCAATTGCTTTTAATTTTGGAGATATTCCAGCTAATGAATCCGTAAGATTTACATATTACTACATTCTTGAAAAAGTTGATGAAACCTTCGTGCCTTTTATTGTAAATGCTATACAGGAAAACCCTAGTGTTTGTAATGGAAAAGATGGTAAACTTATTTTTTCTGGTTTAACTGAAGGAGTTACTTACACTATTAGTTATGTAGACGACGGTGTTTTTATTCCAGAACAAGACTTTGTTGCTGACGATGATGGTATTATTGAAATAACAAACTTAGATGCTGGTTTATATTCTAATATATCTTTGAGTTTTTCTGGTTGTAGCACAACAATTGCTACAGATTTTGAATTAATGGATCCAGAACACCCAAACTACACAATAAGTAAAAGAGATTACTCAAATTGTATAACTCCAGAAGGAGGTTTAACTTTCTCTGGGTTAACACCTTTAACCAATTATTCTGTGCAATTTACTCATAATGGTGACCTTGATGGTCCATATGATATGAGCGCAAACATAAATGGTGATATTATATTCAATAATTTAGTAGCAGGTATTTATACCGATTTTGTTTTCGAGCAATATGAATGTATAACAGAAAGCAGTGAGGTTATTGAAATAATTGGACCTTCAAATCCAGATTTTAATCAAATACAAGAACAATTTTATTGTGATGAAGACTTTGACTATGTAACTACAATTAATTTAGCGCTTTTAGATTATTTGGTTCTTGGTACAGACTCAAGTTCTAGATATGAAATAACATATCATCAAACTGAAGAAGATGCTAAAAACAGTATTAATTTAGCAGCTTCAAATTATACAACAACTGGAGAATCATCATATATGCTTTATGTAAAAAAAACGCACAGAGATTCTGGTTGTAATTCTTATTCTCCATTCACAATAACTATAAACCTTCCTCCAGATTTTAACCTAGAAGATGGTATATTATGTGTTAACAATGATGATAGTGTAAACTATGAATATGATTTGCCTATTCTAAATACAGGTTTATCTGATTCTACACATGATTTTGAATGGTTTTTTGAAGGCAACGTTATATCTGGTGAAACTTCAAGTACTTTAATTGTAAATAGCTCTGGAAATTACTCTGCAAAAGCCACTATTAAAGAAACTGGATGTCATTACACCATGCAAGCTATAGTTTCTCCATCTGGTCCCCCACAATTTTTAGATTTAACCATTACATCTTTACCTTTTTCGGACAACCATACTGTAGAAATTGAAGCTAGTGGCTATGGAGATTATATTTTTTCTGTAGATAATGGTGCCACTCAACAATCTAATGTTCTTATGAACTTAAACCCAGGATATCATACGTTTCAAATTATAGACACTAAAGGTTGCGGAATCGTCAATGTGGAAAAAACAATTATTGGTTACATAAGGTATTTTACTCCTAATGATGATGGATTTAATGATTATTGGCAAATCATAGGTATAGAAGAATTAATAGACCCTCAAATTTTCATTTTTGATAGGTATGGAAAAATATTAAAACAATTAAACCCAAATAATAAAGGCTGGGACGGAACATTTAATGGCAAACCATTACCTCAATCGGATTATTGGTTTAGAGTTATTTTTAAAGATGATAATGATATAGAACGTGAATTTTTAGAACATTTCACTTTAAAACGTTAA
- the hemB gene encoding porphobilinogen synthase: MFPLRRNRRLRTNEAIRSLVRETIISPNDFLVPLFVVEGKGIKEEIASMPNYYRYSLDLLENEVKELWNLGLKSVLLFVKVPDNLKDNKGTEALNPKGLMQRAIKTVKNVCPDMLVMTDVALDPYSAYGHDGIIENGMILNDETAEVLAEMSISHAQAGANFVAPSDMMDGRILTIREALEDEGFINTGIMSYSAKYASAFYGPFRDALDSAPVDLVDIPKDKKTYQMDPANRFEAIRETEMDIDEGADIVMVKPGLCYLDIVREIKNEVDVPVAVYQVSGEYAMLKAAAEKGWLDHDAVMMEQITAIKRAGADIIASYFAKDTIKLLNKH, from the coding sequence ATGTTTCCACTAAGAAGAAATAGAAGACTTAGAACCAACGAAGCCATTCGCTCTTTGGTTCGCGAAACCATAATATCACCTAATGACTTTTTAGTGCCTCTTTTTGTAGTTGAAGGCAAAGGCATAAAAGAAGAAATTGCCTCAATGCCTAACTATTATCGTTATAGTTTAGATTTACTTGAAAACGAGGTTAAAGAGCTTTGGAATCTGGGTTTAAAATCGGTTTTGCTTTTCGTAAAAGTACCAGATAACTTAAAAGATAATAAAGGCACTGAAGCTTTAAACCCTAAAGGGCTCATGCAACGCGCCATAAAAACAGTTAAAAATGTTTGTCCGGATATGTTGGTGATGACCGATGTTGCTTTAGATCCGTATTCAGCGTACGGTCATGATGGTATTATTGAGAACGGCATGATTTTAAACGATGAAACCGCCGAAGTTTTAGCAGAAATGAGTATTTCGCATGCACAGGCTGGTGCCAATTTTGTTGCGCCGAGCGATATGATGGACGGACGCATTTTAACCATTAGAGAAGCCTTAGAAGATGAAGGTTTCATTAATACTGGAATTATGAGCTATTCAGCAAAATACGCTTCTGCCTTTTATGGGCCATTTCGTGATGCTTTAGATTCTGCCCCTGTAGATTTGGTAGATATTCCAAAAGACAAAAAAACATATCAAATGGATCCTGCTAATCGTTTTGAAGCCATTCGAGAAACAGAAATGGATATTGATGAAGGCGCAGATATTGTTATGGTAAAACCAGGTTTATGTTATTTAGATATTGTTCGAGAAATTAAAAACGAAGTTGATGTTCCTGTTGCCGTGTATCAAGTTTCTGGAGAATATGCTATGCTAAAAGCAGCTGCTGAAAAAGGATGGTTAGACCACGACGCTGTTATGATGGAACAAATTACAGCTATTAAACGTGCAGGGGCTGATATAATCGCATCTTATTTTGCTAAGGATACCATTAAGCTTCTAAATAAGCATTAA
- the hemF gene encoding oxygen-dependent coproporphyrinogen oxidase: MKDKFFNYIHELQDTITSKLESIDGKAKFQEDIWKRPEGGGGRTRVIENGNVFEKGGVNISGVHGKLPKSMQAYFKVGDVDFFACGLSLVLHPKNPMVPTVHANWRYFEMYDANGKIVDSWFGGGQDLTPYYLFEEDAKHFHQTCKTVCDNHNPEFYTNYKKRCDEYFYNAHRNEGRGVGGLFFDYCKASETMTMENWYNFVTEVGNSFLEAYMPIVEKRKSLSYSEAQRNWQEIRRGRYVEFNLVHDKGTLFGLKTNGRIESILMSLPPHVQWVYNHHPEKGSEEEKLIEVLKNPIDWV, translated from the coding sequence ATGAAAGATAAATTTTTCAACTACATACATGAATTGCAAGACACCATCACTTCTAAATTAGAATCTATTGATGGAAAAGCTAAATTTCAAGAAGATATCTGGAAACGACCAGAAGGCGGTGGCGGACGCACACGCGTTATTGAAAATGGTAATGTTTTTGAAAAAGGCGGCGTAAATATTTCTGGTGTTCATGGCAAACTTCCTAAATCTATGCAAGCCTATTTTAAGGTTGGCGATGTTGATTTTTTTGCATGTGGTTTAAGTTTAGTTTTACACCCAAAAAACCCAATGGTTCCAACTGTTCATGCTAATTGGCGCTATTTTGAAATGTATGATGCAAATGGTAAAATTGTTGATAGTTGGTTTGGTGGCGGACAAGATTTAACACCCTACTACTTGTTTGAAGAAGACGCAAAACACTTTCATCAAACCTGCAAAACAGTTTGCGATAATCACAACCCAGAGTTTTATACAAATTATAAGAAACGTTGCGACGAGTACTTTTATAACGCACACAGAAACGAAGGTAGAGGTGTTGGCGGTTTATTTTTTGATTATTGCAAAGCTTCTGAAACCATGACTATGGAAAATTGGTATAACTTTGTAACCGAAGTTGGTAATAGTTTCCTTGAAGCTTACATGCCAATTGTTGAAAAACGAAAAAGTTTATCTTATTCTGAAGCACAACGTAATTGGCAAGAAATTCGTCGTGGTCGTTATGTAGAATTCAATCTGGTTCATGATAAAGGCACACTTTTCGGGCTAAAAACTAACGGACGTATAGAAAGTATCTTAATGAGTTTGCCACCACATGTACAATGGGTTTACAATCATCATCCAGAAAAAGGAAGTGAAGAAGAAAAATTAATTGAAGTATTAAAAAACCCTATAGATTGGGTTTAA
- a CDS encoding GNAT family N-acetyltransferase, producing the protein MLSFDSFNIEPIQTQDAWNICNLMIANEDRFKRFFPLTLKENLTPDLSKIFTDKKVKEFNLKEEFLFTIKEKATNQLVGLVYLKALDWTKKQGEFAYCIHYEFEGKGITTNVVELLSEYAFKDLNLETLQIIVHKSNMASIKVAENCNFTWIKTLKKGFTPPGEKPLDMELYELYKEIE; encoded by the coding sequence ATGCTTAGTTTTGATTCTTTCAATATTGAACCCATCCAAACACAAGACGCTTGGAATATTTGTAATTTAATGATTGCAAATGAAGACCGTTTTAAACGTTTTTTCCCTTTAACATTAAAGGAAAACTTAACTCCAGATTTATCTAAAATTTTTACTGATAAAAAAGTAAAAGAGTTTAATTTAAAGGAAGAATTTTTATTCACAATAAAAGAAAAGGCAACTAATCAACTTGTTGGTTTAGTGTATTTAAAAGCACTCGATTGGACAAAAAAACAAGGCGAGTTTGCTTATTGTATACACTATGAATTTGAAGGTAAAGGCATAACAACCAATGTAGTAGAACTTCTATCGGAATATGCTTTTAAAGATTTGAATTTAGAAACACTTCAAATTATTGTTCATAAAAGCAATATGGCGAGTATTAAAGTTGCTGAAAACTGTAATTTTACATGGATTAAAACCCTTAAAAAAGGATTTACACCACCTGGTGAAAAACCTTTAGATATGGAGTTATATGAATTGTATAAAGAAATTGAATAA
- a CDS encoding EI24 domain-containing protein encodes MLKNISLGIKAYFGAFSLISKLKLWKFFVIPMLISFLTAIAIFGSAYGLSDNIVDYLTSVFPSWNQYEWIKTTFRIIAGLIIIVIGLILFKHIIMALSAPFMSPVSEKIEAHLTGSLAHNHRNTTFMQQLWRGIKINGRNLLMELLLTIPILLLKFIPIVNIFSTILLFLVQAYYAGFGNMDYTLERHFKYRESVKFVQKHRGLAIGNGIVFMLMLLIPVVGFILVLPLSVTAATLKTVDALQLKNNLPNHA; translated from the coding sequence ATGCTTAAAAACATATCATTAGGAATTAAAGCTTATTTTGGAGCTTTTAGTTTAATCTCTAAACTTAAACTCTGGAAATTCTTTGTAATTCCTATGTTGATTAGTTTTTTAACGGCAATTGCTATTTTTGGTTCTGCTTATGGGTTATCTGATAATATTGTAGACTATCTTACAAGTGTTTTCCCTAGTTGGAATCAATATGAATGGATTAAAACCACATTTAGAATTATAGCAGGTTTAATAATTATTGTTATTGGTCTAATTCTTTTTAAACATATTATAATGGCATTATCTGCGCCATTTATGAGTCCGGTTTCAGAAAAAATTGAAGCTCATTTAACGGGTAGTCTTGCTCATAATCATAGAAACACGACTTTCATGCAACAGTTGTGGCGTGGTATTAAAATAAACGGCAGGAATTTACTCATGGAATTACTGTTAACCATTCCTATTTTACTTTTGAAATTCATACCTATAGTTAATATTTTTTCAACTATTTTATTGTTTTTAGTTCAAGCTTATTATGCCGGTTTTGGTAATATGGATTATACCTTAGAACGCCATTTTAAATATCGCGAAAGTGTTAAATTTGTTCAAAAACACAGAGGTTTGGCAATAGGTAATGGTATTGTTTTTATGCTCATGTTATTAATTCCTGTTGTTGGATTTATATTAGTTTTACCGCTTTCGGTTACTGCTGCTACGCTTAAAACTGTAGATGCATTACAGCTAAAAAATAACTTACCGAATCATGCTTAG
- a CDS encoding GNAT family N-acetyltransferase, producing MSGINFKLERINEVSFEAFLNLIYSNKAYIEKGFAGTVKRCETKQGAKKLFEEWILEENESRSFSFFIKDFQLDSLIGLVNVKNIDINIKKCEIGYFISKNYAGNGLISKFTSEVVTYCFDILQMNKVFLRIAPDNIGSQKVATNNGFKQEGILREEYKGFQDKLEDVMYFGLLKSDYLNKKDA from the coding sequence GTGAGTGGTATAAATTTTAAATTAGAACGTATTAATGAGGTTTCATTCGAAGCGTTTCTAAATTTAATTTATTCAAACAAGGCATATATTGAAAAAGGTTTTGCTGGAACTGTAAAACGATGTGAAACAAAACAAGGTGCAAAAAAACTATTTGAAGAATGGATTTTGGAAGAAAACGAAAGCAGAAGTTTTTCTTTTTTTATAAAAGACTTTCAACTAGATAGTTTAATTGGCTTGGTTAATGTCAAAAACATTGATATCAATATAAAAAAGTGTGAAATAGGATATTTTATTTCCAAAAATTACGCTGGCAATGGTCTTATATCTAAATTTACTTCAGAAGTTGTAACATATTGTTTTGATATCTTACAAATGAATAAAGTATTTCTTCGGATTGCTCCAGATAATATTGGAAGCCAAAAAGTAGCAACTAATAATGGCTTTAAACAAGAAGGAATATTACGTGAAGAATATAAAGGTTTTCAAGACAAACTAGAAGATGTTATGTATTTTGGTTTATTAAAATCCGATTATTTAAATAAGAAAGATGCTTAA